The genome window CTTGAAAGGAGCCGCTCTCATTCAAGCTTCGATCGTTTAATTCTGATTATTGATTATCGAGCTTCACCTAATGCCCCAGCTCACCTGCCAGTGGAACTGAGTGAGCTATAAGCTGCGGAAAGCTGTTGTGTGTTCCCGGTCCCCTGCAATAGGTGGTTATTCGGTGGCAACACCGTGCAGGAGCGGTATGCTACAGGACCTCCAGCGTACCGCTTTCCATCGAGTCGGCCAGCTCGTTCAGCCACGCCTCGATACTCGGATACTCCACCGGCCGGTCCTCGTCCGCCTTCCAGAAACCGATCAACTGTCCTAGCGATCCTCCGCCCTCCGCAGCGAGGTCGATACACAGGTAGCTGCCGCTGCCGTTGTGCAGGAACGGCACCCACCCGCGCCGCCAGTAGCGCGGGTTCTCGAAGTCGTACCCGATCATCCCGTCGAGCATCTCCTTGGTCTCGGCCACTTCGTCGAGCGGCACGAACATCCGGTTGTCTTGCAGACTCGCGCTGTAGTCCGGCCGTTGACCGTTCCGCCACCGATACAACTCGCGGAACAAGGCGGGCAGCCGCACCGAAAATCGGGACTCGAATGCGTCGAGGGCCGTATCATCAACGCCCGGATGGAGTTGTGCGTAGTAGTCTGGGCGATGCGCCGCAAGCCACTGGTCGATGCGCGTGATTGCTGGGAGCATCAAGGCCCTCCGCCGAATAACGCCAAAGCTCAGCGGACCCACCCGCCCGAGCAAGGTTGAGTATACAAGAACCGCCACGGCGGGTGGGGTCTGTTGCAGCGCGAGGTTAGGCGGCTCGCCGGGGCAGCGTACAACGGGGCACAAAGACCTTGCTACGGCCACGCGTCCGCTAACTCTGACCGAAGAACGAGGTCTGCTGAAACTTCAAGCCATCCAGGATCTGAACCACCCGAGCCTCCGACAACGCGCCGATGAGTTCACCGAGATGAGCCTTCAAGACCGAGGATACTTGCGCCACAAGGACGACACTCTGCCTGGGGAGATTCCCCTCACCCGCGTGGAGCAACACGTTGCCCGGCTCGCTCGCGCGGCGGAGGTTTGTGGTCAGTGCGCAAACGACGACCGTGTGGACACGAGAGCGGTTAAATACGTCCTCTTGGACGATGACGTGTGGGTGTCGGACGCTTGGTACAGCCCCCCAGATCGCATCCGGCTCGATCCAGAAGATGTCACCGCGACTGAGATCCATGATGCCTCCGATTAGAGCTGACGCTCCCTCCTTCGCCGCCTAACGACTTATTCTACAGAATTTAGCTACAGCTCTCCGGATTTGAGATAGATCAACGGCTACTCTGCTGTTAATCCACTTGAATCCAGGTGGATCAATAGCACCTTTGCTATATATTCGCCAGTACGAGGTGGAGCAACAGAAAAACTCCGCAAATCCGCCCAAGCCAGCATGATAAAACATCCGTTTTATAGAGAAGTATTTATATAAGGGTACTTCATCCACTCATGCTGGAATCTTGCTCTCGAAAGCTGCTAGATCAGGTGCGGGATGCTATCTGTCTCAAACACTATTCTTCACTGAAAAAAACTATGTCCACTGGATTCGCCGCTTTATTTTGTTTCACAATGAATGCCATCCGGCTGAAATAAGCACCGCAGAGGTCACACGATTTTTGACCTGCCTAGTTGTTAATGAACACGTCGTTTCGACCCCTCAAAACCAGGCACTCAATGCCGTGTTGTGTGGAGGTGAGTTGCGTTTGAAGGAGTGCAGTGTGAGCCAAAAATATTGATTTTGCTCAAACTCAAACTTCAGCCGAGGATGGCAAGGGCAGCGAGAGCTGTGTCATCGCCTACAACAACGGTATATGGAGCACTGGACGAGCAGCTCAACGAAACCTATACTGTTGGACCGGCAACACCTTCTCAAGTTCCATCTATAGTATTCACTCATAACCGAGTAGCCGAGTGGGCTTGCTCAGCGTCTGTCAGCATTCTAACCAACACAAATGGCTTCGTCAGTCTGCTGTAACAGAATCGTTAGATCACACTTCGGGGACTAAAGAGTTAATTCCTTCCTGTAACACTTTTAGTTTATAGTCTAAAGTTCCTGGCTCATCAATATCTAAATCTCCAATCAGCCTATCCAGTAATAGATTTAGCTCAGCCAAAGTTTTTCCTTGAAGTATCTTGTAAATATCTTGCCCAAGTAAGTAGATGTTTGCATCAAGAAAATCAACTACTCCATCAGCAAGCTCATTTGCCAATTCAGTATAAACTCGTTCATCATCCTCATACTTCGACAGAATAAATTCAATATCTTCTAAATCTTTGTTGGTACGTTCTCCACGATCCCCCCAAGCAAAAACCTTGAGAACTATAAAAGCTGGCGTATCAATCACTTGGATTTCCAGGTCATCGATACTAGCAGTTTTCGCATGTAAGAGAGCTTCAGTAAAACCTAAAACGTTCATGGGATTTTCGCTATCAGGCCAAATAATTTGTTGGTCAGGCTCACCAATTTTTCCAAAGGGCACTATATCAACCTCGATATTGGTTTCTACATGTATGAATTTATAAGAGTTTTTCGTAGGCTTAAAGCAAGGAGGATCGCCCTCGATTAGATGTTCACGAAGTTTTTGATAGGCTCCCCAACTATCTATTGATATTGCTACATCCCAATCCTTTGTTCCTCTTCCTTCCCCAAATTTCTGATCGAATATCAGTAGCCTAGCTCCTGCACCGACCAGAATCATTGGCAGCTCTAATGCGCTGATTATATTTACCAAATCAGCCAAGACTTGTTTTTCTTTAGAACTGATCATGCTTTTGAGCCAATTCCTCAATATATCGGTCGTAAATAAGTTGAGCTGTTTCTTTTAATCGGCTGTTACCAGTCCGGACTAACTCTGCATGGATTAGTAATGGATTAACAAGGTTTGGAGGAAAATCTCCAAATTCGTTTTGATTATACTCATCATGTTCTAAGCTTTGAAGTAACGCAATATTTCCCTCTGGGTCAGGTTTGAGTCTGAGCTTGACTGCTATCTGACGACTATCGACATTTTTACGAAGATGCAGTGTTGCACTAATGGGGCGAAGATATTCAGTTATTATTGAGGCAGCCAGCTCGCCGCCTATTAAATAGGGGTATCTACCTGCGTGTTCTTTAAGCTCATCTCCGACTTCTGAAAAGTTTCGCTTTCCAATAGGGCTAAATGTTCCAAGCAGTAATTTTGCACGTAGTCTTTCAGAGTATCCTAACTCCCACCGCTCAAGAAGCTTAACATAATCAACGATTCTGTATTCTTTCTGACTGTATCTGATGTAATCTAACTCTCGAAGTTTTTTTAAAGTGCTTTTTACTGTTTCTGGAGTGACGCCAGAAATGTGAGCAATTTGTTTGAAGTCATGCTCCATTGCAATAAGGCTTTGCTGGCTAAGCAAGGCATACATGACTTGTAAAGCAGCAGTAGTAATTTCTAAAGACTTGCTTGCACTATGTTTTGTAGCCTGGTTGCGAACTATCACATAGATTTCTGGGCTATTAAGATAAATATTCCCGTCAACATCAATAAATTCGATGTTTCTCTCTAATAGTTGATTCACAACAAGATCAGATAAATTGCGCGTAACAAGTAGAGGTCTTTGCTCGTGCCTTAGTCTTGCACCTAAGTTGGTAAAATATTCTGCAACCGGTTCGACTACATCACTTGTGAGACCAGTTTTAATTTCACATACATAGTTGACAGTTTTATAGGGGGTGCTAATTATTAACTTCCCATCCGCCAAAACCTCGCTAGAGAAATAAGGCTCTCCTTGAACGGTCGCCTTGATATTAGGTAGTGATTCAAGGTAGGCAAGACACTTCTGGAACAGTGGGTTTTTAGGATGCATTGAACGGCTCCCCACTTGACAGTACAAGATTCAATTATATCCTTCAGTTGATATTTGGAGAAGGTTTCTAAAAAAACTGTTCCATAACCCGAGGGCACAGGACTTTTGCTAAACTCCTATCATTGTGACTTCTCCGCCATCATTACTTTCTGAGTGAGTTGCTTTAGAGATTCAGTACTCTAGCGTTAATGGCCGTTGTGGGGATAAGTATTGCAGATGCGGCTCTGTAACTGTGAAAAGAGACATGGCATCAAGTTGTACCTCTTAGTGCTGTTGAGATTGATTTGATAAGTTAGATGAATTAGGACACGACTAGTGTTTTACTGCTGCCATTGGTTGAGGCGTTTGTGGTTGCAGTTGGAGTGGGTTGAGGTGTAGAAGTCGTGGCAGTTGATGTGGGTTGCTTGCTGCGCTTGCGATTGGAGCCACCTGCTTTGGCATATTCCATGCTGTTTCTGCCGTAGATGGTGGCAATTCCGCTCAGCATTCGTTGCGATAGTTCTGAGAGGGCTTTGTCCATTTCAGTGACGGTCTTGCGCGATTCTTCCAGGTTGGACAGAAGCGTGTTGTGGGCCTCAATGGTGGTGCGGGTGGTTTCGATAAGTCGGCTGTAGGTTGCAATGTTGAGGCCGTGGCCGAGGTCCAGGTTCTCGTTGATGGCTTTAAGCAGAGCGAGGCGACGTTGAGCTTTGTCTAAGGAGTCGGAGCCGCGAGTTCTGAGGGACATATAGATAAGTCTTTACTGATTTGTTCTCAAGATAGTGGAGTGCGCTTTGGGCTGGGTTGAGTGGTTTTGTGGATTTAATGGACGGCTGGGCGGAATGATTGGGGGTTTGTCTGTGTTTCTACTTATGGTTTGTTGTTTTGATGGGACTGGAATCAGCAATGGCAAGCGCGGAAATAACATCGGCAGTCGCGGATGTTATTTCCGCAGTTGCCGAAGTAATAAATACTTACGGCAATGCTTGCGGCGTGAATGAGCAACTCAACGAAACCTACGCCGTTGAACCTGCAACACATTCTCAGATTCCAGCAGTCAAGTTCTAAATTATGTCCTTAATAACACCCGAGTAGCCTAACATTCCTGCTGGGCGGCTGTAAGTAATCTTTGCAATACAATCAACATGACTCACCAGTCCGCTCCAGCAGAGTTGTTATGTCGTGCTGCATCCTAGATAGTAGCTTCACCATTGATTCAGATGAATTGACAATGCGTCCTAACATCTACCTACTTCACCAGCGATAAAACGTGAAACATTAAGCATTGCTCAAATTAGTAAAAAATTGCCTCAAAGAGACTGGTGTAATCTGGGGATAACGATCGTTAGCAATATTTGTCAATTTGCCTTTCCCGGATTCCATTCCCCATAAATACTGTCGTCCAAGATAGTCAAAAACAGGTCTGCCAGCCACTTGATCTGCCTCAATCGAGGCTTTCAACTCATCTACGCTGCCTAAGTGTTGTTCACTTAATGCGCGTCCTGTTGCTACTTCGTAGGCTACCCGCAGTTGTT of Leptolyngbya sp. FACHB-261 contains these proteins:
- a CDS encoding SMI1/KNR4 family protein, with the protein product MLPAITRIDQWLAAHRPDYYAQLHPGVDDTALDAFESRFSVRLPALFRELYRWRNGQRPDYSASLQDNRMFVPLDEVAETKEMLDGMIGYDFENPRYWRRGWVPFLHNGSGSYLCIDLAAEGGGSLGQLIGFWKADEDRPVEYPSIEAWLNELADSMESGTLEVL
- a CDS encoding type II toxin-antitoxin system PemK/MazF family toxin; the encoded protein is MDLSRGDIFWIEPDAIWGAVPSVRHPHVIVQEDVFNRSRVHTVVVCALTTNLRRASEPGNVLLHAGEGNLPRQSVVLVAQVSSVLKAHLGELIGALSEARVVQILDGLKFQQTSFFGQS
- a CDS encoding type IV toxin-antitoxin system AbiEi family antitoxin — encoded protein: MHPKNPLFQKCLAYLESLPNIKATVQGEPYFSSEVLADGKLIISTPYKTVNYVCEIKTGLTSDVVEPVAEYFTNLGARLRHEQRPLLVTRNLSDLVVNQLLERNIEFIDVDGNIYLNSPEIYVIVRNQATKHSASKSLEITTAALQVMYALLSQQSLIAMEHDFKQIAHISGVTPETVKSTLKKLRELDYIRYSQKEYRIVDYVKLLERWELGYSERLRAKLLLGTFSPIGKRNFSEVGDELKEHAGRYPYLIGGELAASIITEYLRPISATLHLRKNVDSRQIAVKLRLKPDPEGNIALLQSLEHDEYNQNEFGDFPPNLVNPLLIHAELVRTGNSRLKETAQLIYDRYIEELAQKHDQF
- a CDS encoding phage integrase N-terminal SAM-like domain-containing protein, encoding MFHNECHPAEISTAEVTRFLTCLVVNEHVVSTPQNQALNAVLCGGELRLKECSVSQKY